From a single Loxodonta africana isolate mLoxAfr1 chromosome 9, mLoxAfr1.hap2, whole genome shotgun sequence genomic region:
- the FOXE1 gene encoding forkhead box protein E1, producing the protein MTAESGPPPPPPPPPPPPQPEALAVVKEERSEAVVGAGVLADGTGRGAGGRRRKRPLQRGKPPYSYIALIAMAIAHAPERRLTLGGIYKFITERFPFYRDNPKKWQNSIRHNLTLNDCFLKIPREAGRPGKGNYWALDPNAEDMFESGSFLRRRKRFKRSDLSTYPAYMHDAAAAAAAAAAAAAAAIFPGAVPAARPPYPGAVYAGYAPPPLAAPPPVYYPAASPGPCRVFGLMPERPLSPELGPAPSGSAGSCAFASAGAPATTTGYQPAGCAGTRPANPAAYAAAYAGPDGAYPQGAGGALFAAASRLAGPGSPAAGGGGGGVEGTVDFYGRTSPAQFGALGPCYNPGGQLGAGSGGSYHARHAAAYPGGVDRFVSAM; encoded by the coding sequence ATGACCGCCGAGAGTGGgccgcccccgccgccgccgccgccgcccccgccgCCGCAGCCCGAGGCGCTGGCGGTTGTGAAGGAGGAGCGCAGCGAGGCGGTGGTGGGGGCCGGGGTCCTGGCGGACGGCACGGGCCGGGGCGCAGGCGGGCGGCGGCGCAAGCGCCCCCTGCAGCGCGGGAAGCCGCCCTACAGCTACATCGCGCTCATCGCCATGGCCATAGCGCACGCGCCCGAGCGCCGCCTGACGCTGGGCGGCATCTACAAGTTCATCACTGAGCGCTTCCCCTTCTACCGCGACAACCCCAAGAAGTGGCAGAACAGCATCCGCCACAACCTCACGCTCAACGACTGCTTCCTCAAGATCCCGCGCGAGGCCGGCCGCCCGGGCAAGGGCAACTACTGGGCGCTCGACCCTAACGCCGAGGACATGTTCGAGAGCGGCAGCTTCCTGCGCCGCCGCAAGCGCTTCAAGCGCTCGGACCTCTCCACCTACCCGGCCTACATGCACGACGCGGCCGCCgccgcagccgccgccgccgccgccgccgctgccgccatCTTCCCGGGCGCTGTGCCCGCCGCGCGCCCGCCCTACCCGGGCGCCGTCTACGCGGGGTACGCGCCGCCGCCGCTCGCCGCGCCGCCCCCGGTCTACTACCCCGCGGCGTCTCCAGGCCCGTGCCGCGTCTTCGGCCTGATGCCCGAGCGGCCGCTCAGCCCCGAACTGGGCCCCGCGCCGTCGGGGTCCGCCGGGTCCTGCGCCTTTGCCTCGGCCGGCGCTCCCGCCACGACCACCGGCTACCAGCCCGCCGGCTGCGCTGGGACTCGGCCGGCCAACCCCGCGGCCTACGCAGCCGCCTATGCGGGCCCCGACGGCGCGTACCCGCAGGGCGCGGGCGGAGCGCTCTTCGCCGCCGCTAGCCGCCTGGCGGGGCCCGGCTCGCCCGCAGCAGGTGGAGGCGGGGGCGGTGTCGAGGGCACAGTGGATTTCTACGGGCGCACATCGCCCGCCCAGTTCGGAGCCCTGGGGCCCTGCTACAATCCTGGCGGGCAGTTGGGGGCGGGCAGTGGAGGCTCCTACCACGCTCGGCATGCGGCCGCCTATCCTGGCGGGGTGGATCGGTTCGTGTCCGCCATGTGA